A region of Alteromonadaceae bacterium 2753L.S.0a.02 DNA encodes the following proteins:
- a CDS encoding peptidyl-prolyl cis-trans isomerase A (cyclophilin A) — protein MFIKARNLVALIALLLFSTTGLAAEKVKNPRVIFETDLGKITIELYQEKAPKTVANFLSYVDDGFYVGTIFHRVIPGFVVQGGGLTFDFKHKTPKEPVKNESDNGLKNLKATLSMARTADPDSATSQFFINLADNEHLDPNGGKPGYAVFGEVVEGFETVKKIEKEPRGIYRAFPEAPNYPVRVLRAYRETATGAK, from the coding sequence ATGTTTATAAAAGCTCGCAATCTCGTCGCTTTAATTGCCCTGTTGCTGTTTAGCACAACCGGCCTTGCTGCGGAAAAAGTAAAAAACCCCCGTGTTATTTTTGAAACCGACCTCGGCAAAATCACAATTGAACTTTATCAGGAAAAAGCACCTAAAACCGTCGCGAATTTCCTGAGCTATGTTGACGATGGCTTCTATGTGGGTACCATTTTTCATCGCGTTATTCCCGGTTTTGTGGTGCAGGGTGGCGGGCTGACTTTCGACTTTAAACATAAAACCCCCAAAGAACCGGTAAAAAACGAATCGGATAACGGTCTGAAGAATTTAAAAGCTACCTTGTCTATGGCACGTACCGCCGATCCCGACAGTGCCACCTCGCAGTTTTTCATCAATCTCGCTGATAACGAACATCTCGACCCTAATGGCGGTAAGCCAGGCTATGCCGTATTTGGTGAAGTTGTGGAAGGATTCGAAACAGTGAAAAAAATAGAGAAAGAACCGCGAGGAATTTACCGCGCTTTCCCGGAAGCCCCCAACTATCCGGTGCGCGTACTACGCGCCTACCGAGAAACGGCAACAGGGGCGAAATAA
- a CDS encoding condensin subunit ScpA, with the protein MSGVETNVNLAAEALQNGDASSVGDTAAPAEHHPEQEEMPFAIVQGKAYTQIPKDLYIPPDALEVFLEAFEGPLDLLLYLIRRQNIDILEIDVSEITQQYVTYVEMMEAMQFELAAEYLVMAAMLAEIKSRMLLPRSSESEDEDEDDPRATLIRRLQEYERFKQAAEDIDELPRLHRDTHIAKAQGPDRNLTRPDPDVDLKELLLSLSEVLRRADMFESHHVEKEKLSTRERMAQVLDKLNGQQFVPFVSLFTVNEGRLGVVVTFLAVMELIKESLVEIVQTESFGPIHVKARSL; encoded by the coding sequence TTGTCGGGAGTCGAAACAAACGTCAATCTCGCTGCGGAAGCGTTGCAAAATGGCGATGCGAGCAGCGTTGGTGATACCGCGGCTCCGGCTGAACATCATCCCGAACAGGAGGAGATGCCCTTTGCGATTGTACAGGGCAAAGCGTACACGCAAATTCCCAAAGACCTCTACATTCCGCCAGATGCGCTTGAAGTCTTTCTGGAGGCCTTCGAAGGCCCGCTCGATCTGCTGTTGTATCTGATCAGGCGTCAGAATATCGATATTCTCGAAATTGACGTCTCGGAAATTACGCAACAATATGTAACCTATGTTGAAATGATGGAGGCGATGCAGTTCGAGCTGGCAGCAGAATACTTGGTGATGGCGGCTATGCTCGCTGAGATTAAATCGCGCATGCTCCTACCGCGTTCGTCGGAATCTGAAGACGAAGATGAAGATGACCCACGCGCAACTTTAATTCGCCGCCTGCAGGAGTACGAACGCTTTAAACAAGCTGCTGAGGATATCGATGAGTTACCGCGACTGCATCGTGACACTCACATTGCTAAAGCGCAGGGCCCCGATCGCAATCTGACTCGCCCAGATCCGGATGTCGATCTTAAAGAGTTACTATTATCACTGTCTGAAGTGCTGCGTCGTGCCGATATGTTTGAGAGTCATCATGTCGAAAAAGAAAAGCTTTCAACCCGTGAGCGCATGGCGCAAGTACTCGACAAACTCAACGGTCAGCAATTTGTGCCCTTTGTGAGTTTGTTTACTGTTAACGAGGGCAGGCTGGGCGTGGTTGTCACCTTCCTGGCAGTCATGGAGCTTATCAAAGAATCTCTGGTAGAGATTGTACAAACCGAATCTTTTGGCCCCATTCACGTTAAAGCACGCTCCCTATAA
- a CDS encoding biopolymer transport protein ExbB codes for MYEILTSGGWLMLPIVICSIAVIAISIERYWTLNPSKIAPRHQLGEVWSWIQQNQLDSEKLKELRRSSKLGRVLAAGLSNSRHGRDVMKDSIEEAASQVIHEMERYLGALGTIAAIAPLLGLLGTVIGMIKVFTALNLEGAGNAAVLAGGISEALITTAAGLCVAIPAMIAHRFYVRRVDTLVVTMEQEAVKLVDALHSDRRVDLKAV; via the coding sequence GTGTACGAAATTCTAACAAGTGGCGGTTGGTTGATGCTGCCAATTGTGATTTGCTCTATCGCTGTAATTGCTATTAGCATCGAACGCTACTGGACTCTGAACCCTTCAAAGATTGCCCCACGTCACCAATTAGGTGAAGTATGGAGTTGGATTCAACAAAATCAGCTTGATAGTGAAAAGCTTAAAGAATTACGTCGTTCCTCTAAGTTGGGTCGTGTACTCGCCGCCGGTTTAAGTAATTCAAGACATGGCCGCGATGTCATGAAAGATAGCATCGAAGAGGCCGCGAGCCAGGTTATTCATGAAATGGAGCGCTACCTGGGGGCACTGGGTACCATAGCGGCAATTGCACCGCTTCTGGGCCTGTTGGGCACGGTCATCGGTATGATTAAAGTGTTTACCGCGCTCAACCTCGAAGGCGCTGGCAACGCGGCGGTGTTAGCGGGCGGTATTTCAGAAGCCCTCATAACCACGGCCGCCGGCTTGTGTGTAGCCATTCCCGCAATGATAGCGCATCGCTTTTACGTGCGGCGTGTCGACACGCTGGTGGTAACCATGGAGCAGGAAGCCGTTAAACTGGTTGATGCGCTTCACAGTGATCGCCGTGTCGATTTGAAGGCAGTGTGA
- a CDS encoding 23S rRNA pseudouridine2605 synthase: MTISETQAGPEGEKLQKVLARAGLGSRREMERLISLGKVMVNGKTAQLGDRVLDSDKVECNGKRVAVAAKVKQRVRVILYNKPEGQICSRSDPEGRPTVYENLPKIANSRWISVGRLDFNTSGLLLFTNDGELANRLMHPSTGIDREYLVRVQGEVDNDMLQRLRDGILLEDGVARFTDIVEGRKEGKNLWFYCVVMEGRNREVRRLWESQDVRVSRLKRVRYGNIFIPSHVRVGQWLELDEKEVAELCETAGFEAPPKPKYSPELKRSRERHQRRLRKANTSRIKKK; the protein is encoded by the coding sequence ATGACTATTTCAGAGACTCAAGCAGGCCCAGAGGGAGAAAAACTGCAAAAGGTGTTGGCCCGGGCGGGCCTGGGTTCGCGGCGGGAAATGGAGCGCTTGATCAGCCTGGGTAAGGTGATGGTTAATGGCAAAACGGCCCAACTTGGCGACCGAGTATTGGATTCAGACAAGGTCGAATGTAACGGCAAGCGCGTGGCGGTTGCCGCGAAAGTTAAACAGCGCGTTCGCGTGATTCTGTACAACAAACCCGAAGGGCAGATTTGCTCTCGCAGTGACCCGGAAGGTCGCCCAACGGTTTACGAAAACCTTCCCAAAATTGCTAACAGCCGCTGGATTTCCGTTGGCCGCTTGGATTTCAATACCAGTGGCCTGTTGTTATTTACTAACGATGGCGAGCTAGCCAACCGCCTTATGCATCCTTCAACAGGTATTGATCGCGAATATTTGGTGCGTGTTCAAGGGGAGGTCGACAACGACATGTTGCAGCGTCTTCGCGATGGTATATTGCTCGAAGACGGTGTGGCACGCTTTACTGACATCGTCGAAGGCAGAAAGGAAGGCAAAAACCTGTGGTTTTATTGTGTTGTGATGGAAGGGCGTAACCGAGAGGTTCGACGATTGTGGGAATCCCAGGATGTTCGCGTCAGCCGCCTCAAGCGCGTGCGCTATGGCAACATCTTTATTCCTTCTCACGTACGTGTCGGGCAGTGGTTGGAATTGGATGAAAAAGAAGTGGCTGAGCTCTGCGAAACGGCAGGATTTGAAGCTCCGCCCAAGCCCAAATATTCACCCGAATTGAAACGCAGTCGTGAACGCCACCAGCGTCGCTTACGCAAGGCAAATACTTCACGCATTAAGAAAAAATAA
- a CDS encoding tRNA threonylcarbamoyl adenosine modification protein (Sua5/YciO/YrdC/YwlC family): protein MNQLMQYQLQGQRMAQFFSIHPESPQHRLVIQAVDILRRGGLIAYPTDSAYALGCHIGDKFALDRIRALRQLDKHHNFTLMCRDLSELANYARVDNAAFRIIKSHTPGPYTFILNATTEVPRRLQHPKRKTLGLRVPDNAIALALMEELGEPLMSSSLILPGESLPLTDPYDIRDSLEHQLELVIDGGFCGLEPTSVIDLTGEEPVIVRQGCGDTSDFQ from the coding sequence ATGAATCAGCTCATGCAATACCAATTACAAGGACAACGAATGGCGCAGTTTTTTTCTATTCATCCAGAGAGCCCACAACACCGTCTTGTCATACAAGCTGTCGATATTTTGCGTCGTGGCGGTTTGATTGCGTACCCCACCGATTCAGCCTATGCACTCGGATGCCACATCGGTGATAAATTTGCTCTGGATCGAATACGTGCCCTGCGTCAGCTCGACAAACACCATAACTTTACATTGATGTGTCGCGACTTATCAGAGCTGGCCAATTATGCTCGTGTCGATAACGCTGCGTTCCGCATCATAAAAAGTCATACACCTGGCCCATACACTTTCATCTTGAATGCAACCACTGAAGTGCCGCGACGCCTGCAGCATCCGAAGCGTAAAACTTTGGGCTTGCGTGTGCCTGATAACGCAATAGCCCTGGCACTTATGGAGGAGCTGGGCGAACCCCTGATGAGCAGTTCTTTGATCTTGCCTGGCGAAAGTTTGCCGCTCACCGACCCCTACGATATTCGCGATTCCCTGGAACATCAGCTTGAATTGGTCATAGATGGCGGGTTTTGCGGCCTGGAACCCACCAGCGTGATCGATCTCACCGGAGAAGAGCCGGTAATCGTGCGACAGGGTTGCGGCGATACCAGCGATTTCCAGTAG
- a CDS encoding biopolymer transport protein ExbD: protein MQFKRQVKVEDNINLTPLIDVVFLLLIFFMVSTTFTKETHLKIDLPEAVGDLQPTVVDQIEVVIDAQGGLSVNGKMLVNKKMATLRSAINELSKNDNSLPFIITGDADTPYQTIISVMDLAGQMGFANLSLTTQQPQESDAAGNSQ from the coding sequence ATGCAGTTCAAGCGTCAGGTTAAAGTTGAGGACAACATTAATTTAACGCCGTTAATCGACGTTGTATTTTTGCTGCTGATCTTTTTTATGGTATCGACGACCTTCACCAAGGAAACCCACTTAAAAATAGACTTACCCGAAGCGGTGGGCGATTTACAACCAACGGTAGTCGATCAGATTGAAGTGGTGATCGATGCGCAGGGAGGTTTGTCAGTTAATGGAAAAATGCTGGTGAATAAAAAAATGGCAACCCTGCGCAGTGCGATCAATGAACTTTCGAAAAACGATAACAGCCTGCCGTTTATTATTACCGGCGATGCCGACACGCCCTACCAAACAATAATTTCTGTCATGGATCTCGCTGGCCAAATGGGTTTTGCCAACCTCAGTCTGACTACGCAACAGCCGCAGGAAAGCGATGCCGCAGGCAACTCACAATAG
- a CDS encoding SH3 domain protein, which produces MTPSKILRQFTLVCSCILASFLLSKPALAQQELRYITDLLYVPLRSGQGNEFRIVNKGLRSGTTIYYVAPGDTDEWIKVRTAEGVEGWIRSQYIQEEETANIKLNRALSELAQLKKANGELSAENTALKSQNTRLSSTADHAQNSQANMAQELEKIKTLSAGAIELEQRYTDLLEKHQLMQTEKDVLTAENESLKSDTRINYMLYGAGLLILGMILAIVVPSLKPNKRYSEWR; this is translated from the coding sequence ATGACCCCAAGTAAAATTCTAAGGCAGTTTACCCTTGTCTGCAGTTGTATTTTGGCAAGTTTTCTATTGAGCAAACCCGCTCTCGCTCAGCAAGAATTAAGGTATATCACTGATCTGCTGTATGTGCCTTTGCGCAGTGGCCAAGGTAACGAATTTCGCATCGTCAACAAAGGCCTTCGCAGCGGTACTACAATTTATTATGTGGCGCCAGGCGATACAGACGAGTGGATTAAAGTACGCACCGCCGAGGGCGTCGAAGGTTGGATACGCTCGCAATATATTCAAGAAGAAGAAACCGCGAATATAAAACTCAACCGCGCGCTTTCGGAACTGGCACAGCTAAAAAAAGCCAATGGGGAACTTAGCGCCGAGAACACTGCCTTAAAATCCCAAAATACCCGACTTTCAAGTACTGCAGACCACGCACAAAATTCACAAGCCAATATGGCACAAGAACTGGAAAAAATAAAAACGCTGTCTGCCGGTGCAATTGAATTAGAACAGCGCTATACCGACCTGCTGGAAAAGCACCAACTGATGCAAACCGAAAAGGATGTGCTTACCGCTGAAAACGAAAGTTTAAAAAGTGATACAAGAATCAATTACATGCTTTACGGTGCCGGCTTGCTAATTCTCGGTATGATTCTGGCTATCGTTGTACCCTCATTAAAACCCAACAAGCGCTACTCAGAATGGCGTTAA
- a CDS encoding lipid-A-disaccharide kinase produces the protein MPQATHNSSVLQSFVERRWYGRAGLLYLLSPLELLFRGVARLRKVRQIQNQASLSVPVIVVGNISVGGTGKTPVVKALVRWAQQNGYQPGVVSRGYGRESTGIKNVALQQDAAQVGDEPLEIYASTAAPVFVGENRYEAAQALLQAHPCNLIISDDGLQHYRLARDFEIIVVDAGRLFGNGHCLPVGPLREPVSRLRSVDAILLAGAESGEACGGEPQISSAKSIALESPEFAGSAPQYSYRVAPVALVNIKSGERFPLQQLHQFEELAAVAAIGQPTKFFKLLEALLPKGCLNFSKHEFPDHHNFSKSDFDGVTQKTIVMTEKDAVKCTGFATAQWWYIAIDAQLPQAFFSQVHTALR, from the coding sequence ATGCCGCAGGCAACTCACAATAGTTCGGTCTTGCAGTCTTTTGTAGAGCGGCGTTGGTATGGCCGAGCGGGATTACTTTATTTGTTGTCACCCCTCGAGCTGTTGTTTCGGGGCGTGGCTCGGTTGCGCAAAGTCCGCCAAATACAGAACCAGGCGAGCTTATCTGTACCAGTGATTGTGGTTGGCAATATTTCTGTTGGCGGCACCGGTAAAACGCCAGTGGTAAAAGCCTTGGTTCGCTGGGCGCAACAAAACGGTTACCAACCGGGAGTCGTATCCCGTGGGTATGGCCGGGAATCGACTGGAATTAAAAATGTGGCTTTACAGCAGGATGCCGCTCAGGTGGGCGATGAACCACTGGAAATATACGCATCGACAGCCGCACCGGTTTTCGTGGGGGAAAACCGCTACGAAGCCGCCCAGGCCTTACTGCAAGCGCACCCATGCAATCTGATTATTTCCGACGACGGGCTGCAGCATTATCGCCTTGCACGCGATTTCGAAATAATTGTCGTTGATGCCGGTCGCCTGTTTGGAAACGGGCACTGTTTGCCGGTGGGTCCCTTGCGCGAGCCTGTAAGTCGCCTGCGAAGTGTTGACGCGATTTTGCTGGCTGGCGCTGAATCTGGTGAAGCCTGTGGTGGAGAGCCGCAAATCAGTAGCGCGAAATCAATCGCGCTGGAATCGCCGGAATTTGCTGGGAGTGCTCCGCAATATTCCTACCGCGTTGCACCAGTGGCTTTGGTTAATATTAAAAGTGGGGAACGGTTCCCACTGCAACAGTTACACCAATTCGAAGAACTGGCCGCGGTTGCGGCGATCGGTCAGCCGACGAAATTTTTTAAGCTCTTGGAAGCACTGTTACCGAAAGGTTGTCTTAATTTTTCGAAGCATGAGTTTCCCGATCACCACAATTTTAGTAAGTCTGATTTCGATGGGGTCACTCAAAAAACAATCGTAATGACCGAGAAAGATGCGGTAAAGTGCACGGGGTTTGCAACAGCACAGTGGTGGTACATTGCCATTGATGCGCAGTTGCCGCAGGCCTTTTTCTCGCAGGTACATACAGCCCTTCGTTGA
- a CDS encoding competence protein ComEC: MQIPAIFRTDRKLPPVVYAGVMVIGLLAPALISMTYAQLLYVTKICGSVGLGLIFVVFLFNAQKFRVVFLTVSAMLLGFAVQGLQLTWLIKQQLPLPLQGQDLELELQIDSLPELRQRDGQEFSTRFYALVRGHHSCSQICDTLLGKRLRLSWYQQKDTQRFVEPGQTWRLSVRLKRPRGTANPSGFDYQAWLLARNVVASGYVRDKHPATLLHGASSPGFDGIRQELAKRLFGATQLQHGALLRALLIGDKSQLSNAQWQVLRATGTVHLMAISGLHIGLVASLGFFLGSLLARILSLLRPHGFLFIAPLFSILAAFTYAGLAGFEIPTQRALVMVCFANFAIWQGRRLGYWYIFVLALDMVLLLDPLAPLSAGFWLSFGAVAILLLAFGKRFTQRGKVKALLKAQLVLLIGMTVPLTLLGLPVALQSPLANIVAVPVVSFLVVPTLFVCALASAISASLSHTLLLLPNGCFELLWRYLDYLANLPLQRQILGWAQTPLLAALCRFTGLLLLLLPRGMGLRFAGCALLVIFMFPAPQSTPALRMSVLDVQQGLSVLIELDEYNLLYDTGAKFSDDFDMGGRVVLPYLQSLAKSNLDTLVISHSDNDHAGGAASVVSGIPVRRVLAGEPHRLKLPLSLVQPCVAGEQWRIGDTRFNVLWPPAERVVDRSNNASCVLSIRTPHHSFLLMGDIEKSVERELLSAGILPHAIDVLIAPHHGSRSSSSAALLARLKPKHVVFSVGYGNRYHHPNDTVVDRYLRLGAKNYRTDTDGAVLFQLDSGHQLTATRWRREHPHPWYW, translated from the coding sequence ATGCAAATACCGGCAATTTTCCGAACAGATCGCAAGCTGCCGCCTGTAGTTTACGCCGGTGTAATGGTCATTGGCTTACTGGCACCCGCTTTGATAAGCATGACCTACGCGCAGTTACTGTATGTGACTAAAATTTGTGGCTCCGTGGGCCTAGGGTTGATTTTCGTCGTTTTCCTTTTTAACGCGCAAAAATTCCGTGTTGTTTTTCTGACTGTGAGCGCTATGTTACTCGGGTTTGCGGTTCAGGGATTACAGCTGACATGGCTTATCAAGCAACAATTACCTCTGCCACTTCAGGGGCAGGATTTAGAGCTTGAATTACAAATCGATAGCCTGCCGGAACTCCGCCAACGGGATGGGCAAGAGTTTAGTACCCGTTTTTATGCCCTTGTGCGTGGTCATCATAGCTGTTCCCAGATATGCGATACGCTGTTGGGAAAGCGGCTGAGATTGAGTTGGTACCAGCAGAAAGACACACAAAGGTTTGTAGAACCCGGGCAGACTTGGCGATTATCAGTGCGTTTGAAACGACCGAGGGGAACTGCTAACCCCTCTGGTTTCGATTACCAGGCTTGGTTACTGGCGAGGAATGTGGTTGCCAGTGGCTACGTCCGTGATAAACATCCGGCAACTCTGCTTCACGGAGCATCTTCCCCGGGTTTCGATGGCATTCGTCAGGAACTGGCGAAACGTTTATTTGGCGCCACGCAATTGCAGCATGGCGCTTTGCTTCGTGCCTTGTTGATTGGCGACAAATCCCAGCTCTCCAACGCCCAGTGGCAGGTGCTTCGAGCCACAGGAACCGTACACCTGATGGCCATATCCGGCCTGCATATTGGCCTTGTAGCCAGTTTGGGTTTCTTTTTGGGCAGTTTGCTTGCACGGATCTTGAGTCTGTTGCGGCCCCACGGATTCTTATTTATCGCGCCACTTTTTTCAATATTAGCGGCGTTCACCTATGCCGGGCTTGCTGGTTTTGAGATTCCCACTCAGAGAGCGTTGGTGATGGTGTGCTTCGCAAACTTTGCTATCTGGCAGGGGCGACGCTTGGGTTATTGGTACATTTTCGTATTAGCCCTCGACATGGTGCTGCTTTTAGACCCTCTGGCGCCCCTTAGCGCAGGTTTCTGGCTTAGTTTTGGCGCGGTCGCGATATTACTGCTGGCATTCGGAAAACGCTTTACGCAGCGCGGAAAAGTAAAGGCTCTTTTAAAAGCGCAGCTTGTGCTACTCATCGGAATGACTGTGCCTTTGACCCTTCTGGGGTTGCCCGTGGCGTTACAGAGCCCCCTCGCTAATATCGTCGCAGTGCCAGTGGTATCGTTTTTGGTTGTGCCAACGCTGTTTGTGTGCGCCTTGGCATCCGCAATCTCAGCCAGCTTATCGCATACGCTTTTGCTGCTTCCCAATGGCTGCTTCGAGTTGTTGTGGCGATACCTGGATTATCTCGCCAACTTGCCACTGCAGCGGCAAATTCTGGGTTGGGCCCAAACACCACTGCTCGCTGCCTTGTGCAGGTTTACGGGCCTTCTACTGTTACTGTTGCCGCGCGGCATGGGCCTGCGCTTCGCGGGGTGCGCGCTGCTTGTGATTTTTATGTTTCCAGCTCCACAAAGCACGCCTGCGTTGCGCATGAGTGTGTTGGATGTGCAGCAGGGCTTGAGCGTGTTGATTGAACTCGACGAATACAATTTACTCTATGATACAGGCGCGAAATTTTCTGATGATTTCGATATGGGTGGCCGAGTGGTTCTACCTTATCTCCAATCCCTGGCGAAATCCAATTTGGATACTTTGGTGATCAGTCATAGCGACAACGATCACGCGGGCGGTGCTGCCAGTGTTGTTTCCGGTATTCCGGTAAGAAGGGTGCTCGCCGGAGAACCACATCGTTTGAAGTTGCCGCTGAGCCTAGTGCAACCCTGCGTTGCAGGTGAGCAGTGGCGCATCGGCGATACTCGATTTAATGTTTTATGGCCTCCCGCAGAGCGAGTTGTTGATCGGTCAAATAATGCCTCGTGTGTGCTATCTATCAGAACACCACATCACAGTTTTTTATTAATGGGTGACATCGAAAAAAGCGTTGAGCGTGAATTGTTGAGTGCAGGCATCTTACCGCACGCTATTGATGTGTTGATTGCACCACACCACGGCAGTCGGAGCTCTTCGTCTGCAGCGTTACTGGCGCGGTTGAAACCAAAGCATGTGGTATTCAGCGTTGGCTATGGCAACCGCTATCACCATCCCAATGACACTGTCGTTGACCGCTATCTCCGGCTTGGCGCCAAAAACTATCGCACCGATACCGATGGTGCTGTGCTGTTTCAGCTAGACTCCGGCCATCAATTGACTGCTACCCGATGGCGCAGGGAACATCCACACCCATGGTACTGGTGA
- a CDS encoding segregation and condensation protein B, which produces MSYEQEQLQLILEGALLAAGEPLTVSRMLTLFEDNEMPTEEELSTALESVAESCHGRGFSLVEVASGYRFQVREDLATWVNRLWEEKPQKYSRALLETLALIAYRQPITRGDIEEVRGVAVSSHIIKTLVEREWVKVVGHRDVPGRPALYATTRQFLDYFNLKSLDELPTLGELRDIDSLNETLEFDNLPPEVQESVMAAAATASAAEASDSSDISEGPITAEESEKETDLDAIHGTGEDTRIVVPVEAEEQSSGELDNAAEDDFEAPEEFDEPSDGSDTDRNSELPEASEDEADYDRQNEEPDPDKLEEDSLFHTSDGSEQDRGNS; this is translated from the coding sequence ATGAGCTACGAACAAGAACAATTACAACTTATTCTTGAAGGCGCCTTATTGGCTGCCGGTGAACCACTTACAGTCAGCCGTATGCTGACTTTATTTGAAGACAATGAAATGCCGACCGAAGAAGAGCTGTCGACAGCGCTTGAGTCAGTGGCTGAAAGTTGTCACGGGCGCGGCTTCAGTTTGGTCGAAGTTGCCAGTGGTTACCGTTTTCAGGTGCGTGAAGATCTGGCGACCTGGGTCAATCGATTGTGGGAGGAGAAGCCTCAAAAATATTCACGGGCGCTGTTGGAAACATTGGCCTTAATCGCATACCGACAGCCGATCACGCGGGGTGATATCGAAGAAGTTCGTGGTGTTGCAGTGAGCAGCCACATCATCAAAACGCTAGTGGAACGGGAATGGGTGAAGGTTGTGGGGCATCGCGATGTACCGGGGCGCCCAGCGCTCTACGCCACCACCCGGCAGTTCCTCGATTATTTTAACCTTAAAAGTCTCGATGAATTACCCACATTGGGTGAGTTGCGCGATATCGACAGTCTCAACGAAACCCTGGAATTTGACAACTTGCCGCCAGAAGTGCAGGAAAGTGTGATGGCGGCAGCCGCGACAGCATCTGCTGCTGAAGCAAGTGACTCAAGTGATATTTCTGAGGGACCCATTACAGCAGAAGAATCGGAGAAGGAAACTGATCTCGACGCTATACACGGCACTGGCGAGGACACCAGAATTGTTGTCCCTGTTGAGGCTGAGGAACAAAGCAGTGGCGAGCTCGATAACGCAGCGGAAGACGATTTCGAAGCTCCCGAAGAGTTCGATGAGCCTTCTGATGGGAGTGACACCGATCGTAATTCTGAATTACCAGAAGCCTCCGAAGACGAAGCGGACTATGACCGGCAAAATGAAGAACCCGATCCCGATAAATTAGAGGAAGACTCTTTGTTCCACACATCAGATGGCTCTGAACAGGATCGCGGTAACTCATGA